One region of Leishmania braziliensis MHOM/BR/75/M2904 complete genome, chromosome 17 genomic DNA includes:
- a CDS encoding putative kinesin: MSKAVVSRPRVYVRIRPLNEREVREGKGELACRGDARQPDVLFLKKDETLEQQVRFDQVFDHCSNQQLVFDQIGLEILRTLFSGYNASVFAYGQTGSGKTYTMEGDKGGGLSGGASSEEQEGLMPRIIRGIFSSFGSNANITDALVEVSLVQIYQERIQDLLNHRKQVEIHMDRTSQYIARDATWRTVRNLEECMKLYGEASRMRATSATEMNLVSSRSHMILMLRMQWDEPTLPGSHAQLNMIDLAGSERLNESGATGETMKETITINKSLSALGNVVGKLVEQAKRPNKRMHIPYKDSKLTYLLQSSLGGANLVHFVLAVSGSAMWRSETASTIEFGKRALQLVLRPVRNAIDYTRLAEMEAVIERMRSHIESLEEELQLKRNSEAAGFLQLRQIAQSDDEAMQRQRRWKDKSANHKHLKRQTELTRIMANLPETFDDLTSHCILFPESKVTFRELGGLEKLIHFVERSASNYYRASAAQTVASVIDEPGREVFASLGGLDALAMLLCVQEERCKEAACVALEAVCRGCMTNKTSLSADVYAELVDLVYGYSNQQVQEAACAAIASIVDGYPEATRRFEKLDVVPKLLETIRTCPAEVVNLTKAATNCIGRLAHGDREMQQTIASLGGVDLLIDVLFSSSGDRDHQVPILASYALVNLCCSSDENLKVAMGHERYGEVKFRLLEGLARAFGTNASREGFGRATAQETAGPFPYYGVTIQDEWTYASSGGRPIFSTFMDNPQFYLYVRVETDIAFIIQDTLYEARLRKKRRNNSVYMGMAIFEGDPALAKLGLKQLDFHGQMIEIGHYTSNCENVLHCTLPASDTPYMVVPFTSQKGRHTHFALSAFGNHPIELTSVPDQVGWVHTVLLGKWTEFTGHGGESFDWRCNPQIKLKAKEACRVVFVLSYLSLDEQRAQLRQEEEEEEWQNTRPRLHGRLFSNAFAADKRYLKAIVPLPQGSTFVASNTFASNSYITTSATLDKNGDYVYIPFTEAPYQDTYRVSVYCDSDEVEIKPMQGQASEWMCASLSGTWQGKPISVDLDTTGKMVAVMYSPGAFVRPRLLSTATQKRIAGIDSYWNTEAAVEYDSTGKLTVQVEAMMRSGALNAAGTRGTIEPGLSPTTQVLAKDIRFDLFIFTNTKCTLTQVSFDASPSSWPCPTQSTSLGLLAYPQLVEDVDAIDGVDGDDEDNSDDLASENSYGDRNGISAAAHEARETELLKSLEKQEAENRLLQRQLAQQACELEALRNSGVSVVTPTNFDRRRGSSAKSSGPKAPKGVSSAMVDNYATLPEGNQRSGKEASGGGSARVALQAVGRNTARGSIASPVDAKRAFTKTLSTGPAQQGSDVTRRRPMAPAGAASPMNRSGTADNMAPAAPLPQVKESVEYTLMKLREMSKRATTHARLAGNKEDTEWRAILEDIGEVQQRLLKAFHML; the protein is encoded by the coding sequence ATGAGTAAGGCGGTGGTGTCAAGGCCGCGTGTATACGTGCGGATTCGTCCACTTAACGAGCGCGAGGTGCGCGAGGGCAAAGGTGAGCTCGCCTGCCGCGGCGACGCGCGCCAGCCGGATGTCTTGTTTCTGAAGAAAGATGAgacgctggagcagcaggtgcgcTTCGATCAGGTGTTTGACCATTGCTCGAACCAGCAGCTGGTCTTCGACCAAATCGGCCTCGAGATATTGCGCACTCTTTTCAGCGGCTACAACGCCTCCGTCTTTGCTTACGGGCagaccggcagcggcaagaccTACACAATGGAGGGCGACAAGGGCGGCGGCTTGAGCGGCGGGGCCTCCtcggaggagcaggagggaCTTATGCCTCGCATTATCCGCGGGATTTTCTCATCATTTGGTTCTAACGCCAACATAACCGACGCGCTTGTGGAGGTAAGCCTCGTGCAAATTTATCAAGAGCGCATTCAGGATCTGCTGAACCACCGTAAACAGGTGGAGATTCATATGGACCGCACCAGCCAGTACATTGCCCGTGATGCGACCTGGCGGACCGTCCGCAATCTCGAGGAGTGCATGAAGCTGTACGGTGAGGCTTCCAGGATGCGCGCAACGTCGGCGACGGAGATGAACTTGGTGTCTTCGCGTAGCCACATGATTCTCATGCTGCGCATGCAGTGGGACGAGCCAACCCTGCCGGGGTCGCACGCGCAACTAAACATGATCGATTTGGCCGGCTCTGAGCGGCTGAACGAGTCCGGCGCCACTGGTGAAACGATGAAGGAGACGATCACTATCAACAAGTCCCTCAGCGCACTCGGCAATGTTGTGGGgaagctggtggagcaggcgAAGAGGCCGAATAAGCGCATGCACATTCCATATAAGGACAGCAAGCTTACCTACCTCTTGCAATCCAGCTTGGGTGGCGCGAACTTGGTCCACTTCGTGCTCGCGGTCTCGGGCAGCGCCATGTGGCGCAGTGAGACAGCGTCGACGATCGAATTTGGCAAGCGCGCCCTGCAGCTCGTTCTGCGGCCAGTACGTAACGCCATTGACTACACGCGTCTCGCTGAGATGGAGGCGGTGATTGAGCGGATGCGTTCCCACATTGAGTCACTCGAGGAGGAGCTACAGCTCAAGCGCAACTCTGAGGCCGCTGGctttctgcagctgcggcaaaTTGCGCAGAGCGACGATGAAGCcatgcagcggcagcggcggtggaagGACAAGAGCGCGAATCACAAGCACCTCAAGCGGCAGACGGAGCTCACCCGCATCATGGCGAACCTGCCGGAGACGTTCGACGACTTGACGTCCCATTGCATTCTCTTCCCCGAGTCGAAGGTGACGTTCCGCGAGCTGGGCGGGCTAGAGAAGCTCATCCACTTCGTGGAGAGGTCTGCCTCAAACTACTACcgtgccagcgccgcgcagACGGTCGCCAGCGTAATCGATGAGCCAGGACGAGAGGTCTTCGCGAGCCTTGGCGGCCTCGACGCTTTGGCGATGCTTCTGTgcgtgcaggaggagcggtgTAAGGAGGCGGCCTGCGTGGCTCTCGAGGCTGTGTGCCGTGGCTGCATGACAAATAAGACGAGCTTGTCAGCCGACGTGTACGCGGAGCTGGTCGACCTGGTCTACGGGTACTCGAATCAAcaggtgcaggaggcggcgTGTGCGGCCATCGCCTCGATCGTCGACGGCTACCCCGAGGCGACGCGGCGCTTTGAAAAGCTTGACGTGGTGCCAAAGCTCCTGGAGACGATTCGCACCTGCCCGGCCGAAGTGGTCAACCTCACCAAGGCGGCGACGAACTGCATTGGCCGCCTGGCGCATGGCGATAGGGAAATGCAGCAAACCATCGCTTCCCTTGGTGGTGTCGACTTGCTCATTGATGTACTGTTCAGTTCTTCCGGCGACCGCGACCACCAGGTACCAATCCTAGCCTCGTACGCGCTGGTCAacctgtgctgcagcagtgacgaGAACCTCAAGGTGGCGATGGGGCACGAGCGCTATGGCGAGGTGAAGTTCCGCCTGCTCGAGGGCCTTGCGCGCGCCTTTGGTACGAACGCGTCCCGCGAGGGCTTTGgccgcgccaccgcgcagGAGACGGCGGGGCCGTTCCCCTACTACGGTGTCACGATCCAAGATGAGTGGACGTACGCCTCGTCCGGTGGCCGGCCCATCTTCTCCACTTTCATGGACAACCCGCAGTTTTACCTCTACGTACGTGTGGAGACGGACATCGCCTTCATCATTCAGGACACCCTCTACGAGGCCCGCTTGCGCAAGAAGCGGCGTAACAACTCCGTCTACATGGGCATGGCTATCTTCGAGGGAGACCCGGCCCTAGCAAAGCTGGGGCTCAAGCAGCTCGACTTTCACGGCCAAATGATCGAGATCGGCCACTACACCTCCAACTGCGAGAACGTGCTGCACTGCACGCTGCCGGCCTCCGACACGCCGTACATGGTCGTCCCCTTCACGAGTCAGAAGGGTCGGCACACACACTTCGCCCTGTCCGCCTTTGGCAACCACCCAATCGAGCTGACGTCGGTGCCGGATCAGGTAGGGTGGGTTCACACGGTACTGCTGGGTAAGTGGACAGAGTTCACCGGCCACGGCGGCGAGTCCTTCGACTGGCGCTGCAACCCGCAGATTAAGCTgaaggcgaaggaggcgtgTCGCGTCGTCTTCGTCCTTTCGTACCTCTCCCTGGATGAGCAGCGGgctcagctgcggcaggaggaggaggaggaggagtggcaAAATACGCGTCCGCGCCTGCACGGCCGCCTCTTCTCCAACGCCTTCGCGGCAGACAAGCGCTACCTCAAGGCGATCGTGCCCCTCCCTCAAGGCTCGACCTTCGTAGCCAGCAACACGTTCGCCAGCAACAGCTACATCACCACCTCGGCCACCCTCGACAAGAATGGGGACTACGTCTATATCCCCTTCACCGAGGCCCCTTATCAGGACACTTACCGCGTCTCCGTTTACTGCGACTCAGACGAGGTGGAGATCAAGCCGATGCAGGGGCAGGCGAGCGAGTGGATGTGTGCGAGCCTTTCTGGCACATGGCAGGGCAAACCTATCTCCGTTGACCTCGACACGACCGGGAAGATGGTGGCAGTCATGTACAGTCCTGGCGCCTTTGTGCGGCCGCGTTTGCTGAGCACTGCTACACAGAAGCGCATCGCCGGCATCGACTCCTACTGGAACactgaggcggcggtggagtaCGACAGTACAGGGAAGCTCACGGTGCAGGTCGAGGCAATGATGCGTAGTGGCGCACTAAACGCAGCAGGAACGCGTGGCACCATTGAGCCTGGCTTGAGCCCCACGACGCAAGTGCTGGCGAAGGATATCAGGTTTGACCTCTTTATCTTCACCAACACAAAGTGCACTCTAACGCAGGTCAGCTTCGACGCGTCGCCCAGCTCATGGCCGTGCCCGACGCAATCTACCTCTCTGGGCTTGCTGGCCTATCCGCAGCTTGTGGAAGACGTCGATGCCATTGATGGCGtcgacggcgatgacgaAGACAATAGTGACGACCTCGCCAGCGAAAATTCATACGGCGACCGGAACGGCATCTCGGCAGCCGCGCACGAGGCTCGTGAGACAGAGTTGCTAAAATCCTTAGAGAAGCAAGAGGCCGAGAACCGCCTCCTTCAGCGGCAGCTGGCACAGCAGGCATGTGAGCtagaggcgctgcggaacAGCGGCGTCAGTGTGGTCACCCCAACAAACTTCGACAGGAGGCGTGGGAGCAGTGCGAAGTCGTCGGGGCCCAAAGCACCAAAAGGGGTCTCGTCCGCCATGGTAGACAACTACGCGACCCTCCCGGAGGGGAATCAGCGGTCAGGAAAGGAGgccagtggcggcggcagtgcgcgTGTAGCGCTGCAGGCTGTGGGTCGTAACACCGCTCGCGGCAGCATTGCAAGCCCGGTCGACGCGAAGAGAGCATTCACGAAGACACTCTCTACCGGGCCGGCGCAGCAAGGCTCCGACGTGACGCGTCGACGGCCAATGGCTCCCGCTGGGGCGGCATCGCCGATGAACAGGTCGGGCACGGCTGACAACATGGCCCCCGCAGCACCACTACCGCAGGTGAAAGAGTCAGTGGAGTACACGCTGATGAAGCTGCGCGAAATGAGCAAGCGTGCCACTACCCATGCTCGCTTAGCTGGCAACAAGGAGGATACTGAGTGGAGAGCGATTCTGGAAGACATTggggaggtgcagcagcgactgctcAAGGCCTTTCATATGCTCTGA